The following proteins are encoded in a genomic region of Sorangiineae bacterium MSr12523:
- a CDS encoding FHA domain-containing protein codes for MSSDPNKKSGRTFQCRDVLWETFEQMARELECSVDYLINEAMKQYARQRSYGTGARPQFSSTPSGSPQSERGGYPPPPPPPRAGGLPPPPARPSRQTPGPLPPPPARTSGGMHGLPAPPPRGPSGQIPAVPRSVPPPARSVPPPIPRAPMPGQMPPMPGQMGHMQPMASNGYPPQVHAGPQLCVMYQGEKIPISKDRFVIGRGKQSSDLTLKDPNVSRQHAMIEFQNGIYFMVDMGSTNGVEFNGQRIARKQIAEGDLFKICDHDLRFTYR; via the coding sequence ATGAGCTCGGATCCGAACAAGAAGAGCGGCCGAACCTTCCAATGCCGCGACGTGCTCTGGGAGACCTTCGAGCAGATGGCGCGCGAGCTCGAGTGCAGCGTCGATTACCTCATCAATGAGGCGATGAAGCAGTACGCGCGGCAGCGCAGCTATGGAACGGGAGCGCGCCCTCAATTTTCGAGCACGCCGAGCGGCTCGCCGCAGTCCGAGCGCGGAGGCTATCCGCCGCCGCCTCCACCGCCGCGTGCGGGCGGTCTGCCTCCCCCGCCGGCCCGTCCGTCGCGTCAGACACCGGGACCTCTTCCACCGCCGCCGGCGCGAACATCGGGCGGGATGCACGGCCTCCCCGCACCGCCGCCGCGCGGTCCGAGCGGGCAAATCCCCGCGGTGCCGCGTTCGGTGCCGCCGCCTGCCCGCAGCGTGCCCCCGCCGATTCCGCGCGCCCCCATGCCAGGACAAATGCCGCCAATGCCGGGGCAGATGGGGCACATGCAACCGATGGCGTCGAACGGCTATCCGCCGCAGGTCCACGCGGGGCCGCAGCTCTGCGTCATGTACCAAGGCGAAAAGATCCCCATCAGCAAGGACCGCTTCGTCATCGGCCGCGGCAAACAATCGAGCGATCTGACCTTGAAGGACCCCAACGTGTCCCGGCAGCACGCGATGATCGAATTCCAGAACGGGATCTATTTCATGGTCGACATGGGCTCGACCAACGGGGTCGAGTTCAACGGCCAGCGCATCGCCCGCAAGCAAATTGCGGAGGGCGATCTCTTCAAAATTTGCGACCACGATCTGCGCTTCACGTATCGTTAG
- a CDS encoding DNA translocase FtsK 4TM domain-containing protein: MLQPRWREVSALLLWTTAVFLVLGLASYEHDPATGQSTGEDWVGPVGAACAHGLVTLIGLVAWTVPLEAALLGIPFVRGQKSTITPARLAGDGLIALTAAAMIQVGWPGRLAFGHHVAGGLVGELFGELSRSLFSTIGSFLVGFAFLGLILIGRASFSFIALIRWLVRLGEKSARGTASGAKSVAEAWQTARQIEREKTEKARLAELPRIGAAAEAEATIAVLPEEAEDDASIEPAADSSEPALPAELDIGEAMTIDPAEAPKRRQRKPRAPKVTAAAPATEEAAPAAPVPEKADKRAADVQVESAAIDEGEEGVAKAGRRKRAPAGQGKAAEPTAPSGPTIVDTSAALAREAPVPELEPSPVPVPVASPAPVAAAAPAAAAAKPKEKEPTIAPQAPAAPKPPKLVPAFGSGFRLPSIEFLIASKQDPSLALDHETLLKNAELLVKTLGDYGVSGKVEDILPGPTVTTFEVSPAAGTKVSKVASLADDLALALARKVRIVAPIPGKNRIGFELPNERRIPVNLRDLVEDRRFQTLDAPLPVVLGRDILGAPVYADLASMPHVIVAGATGAGKSVGLNVMLSSLLYRRTPEELRLLMIDPKVVELAPFDRIPHMLLPVVTDMKQAATALKWAVDEMERRYQLFADAGTKNIGTFNAWVDRVHRGEARNPAPKVVIAKDHNGLPEAINPDFTSGEQGEAPLPEKLPLIVIVVDEFADLMMQQGKEVEAAVARLAQKARAAGMHVILATQRPSVDVITGMIKANFPTRIAFRVAQKVDSRTILDEQGAEHLLGRGDMLIKLNGTNETKRVQCPMITEEEVQAITDFLRLQGEPVYDENILKPRDDEGGGEEVEDAEQDAMYDDAVRMVADTRRCSTSWLQRKLGLGYNRAARIVEMMERRGLVGPANGAKDREVLIDPI, encoded by the coding sequence GTGCTTCAGCCCCGCTGGCGGGAAGTCTCGGCCCTCCTCTTATGGACCACCGCCGTGTTCCTGGTGCTGGGGCTCGCGTCGTACGAGCACGATCCCGCGACGGGTCAGAGCACGGGCGAGGACTGGGTCGGCCCGGTGGGGGCGGCGTGCGCCCATGGCCTGGTGACCCTCATCGGGCTGGTGGCGTGGACCGTTCCGCTCGAGGCGGCGCTGCTGGGGATCCCCTTCGTGCGCGGGCAGAAGAGCACGATCACGCCGGCTCGCCTGGCGGGTGATGGGCTCATCGCGCTGACGGCGGCGGCGATGATTCAAGTGGGCTGGCCCGGGCGCCTGGCGTTCGGCCACCATGTCGCCGGCGGCTTGGTGGGCGAGTTGTTCGGTGAGCTCTCGCGGTCGCTGTTTTCGACGATTGGCTCGTTCTTGGTGGGCTTTGCCTTCCTCGGGCTCATTTTGATCGGGCGCGCGTCGTTCTCGTTCATCGCGCTCATTCGGTGGCTCGTTCGCCTCGGCGAAAAGAGCGCGCGCGGCACGGCCTCGGGCGCCAAGAGCGTGGCGGAGGCCTGGCAAACAGCCCGCCAGATCGAGCGCGAAAAGACCGAGAAGGCGCGCTTGGCCGAGCTTCCGCGCATTGGCGCTGCGGCGGAGGCCGAGGCGACCATCGCCGTGTTGCCGGAGGAGGCGGAGGACGACGCAAGCATCGAGCCGGCCGCCGACTCGAGCGAGCCCGCGTTGCCGGCGGAACTCGACATCGGCGAGGCCATGACCATCGACCCCGCCGAGGCGCCGAAGCGCCGCCAGAGGAAACCGCGCGCCCCGAAAGTCACGGCCGCCGCCCCCGCGACGGAAGAAGCCGCGCCGGCAGCTCCCGTTCCCGAAAAGGCCGACAAGCGCGCCGCCGATGTGCAGGTGGAGTCCGCGGCCATCGACGAGGGCGAGGAAGGCGTCGCCAAGGCCGGTCGTCGCAAACGAGCGCCCGCAGGGCAGGGGAAGGCGGCCGAACCCACCGCGCCGTCCGGCCCCACCATCGTCGACACTTCCGCGGCCCTTGCCCGCGAAGCCCCCGTTCCGGAGTTGGAGCCTTCCCCGGTGCCCGTCCCCGTGGCCTCGCCCGCGCCGGTTGCGGCGGCTGCTCCTGCTGCCGCCGCCGCAAAGCCCAAAGAAAAAGAGCCCACCATTGCCCCGCAGGCACCGGCTGCCCCCAAGCCGCCGAAGCTTGTTCCCGCCTTTGGATCCGGCTTCCGCCTGCCCTCGATCGAGTTCCTCATCGCATCCAAGCAGGACCCGAGCCTGGCGCTCGATCACGAGACCCTGCTCAAGAACGCCGAGCTCCTGGTGAAGACCCTCGGCGACTACGGCGTGAGCGGCAAGGTCGAGGACATCCTGCCCGGCCCCACCGTCACCACCTTCGAGGTGTCCCCCGCCGCCGGCACCAAAGTCTCCAAGGTCGCCTCGCTCGCCGACGATCTGGCCTTGGCCCTTGCGCGCAAGGTCCGCATCGTGGCGCCCATCCCGGGCAAGAACCGCATCGGCTTCGAGCTTCCCAACGAGCGCCGCATCCCGGTCAACCTGCGCGACCTCGTCGAGGACCGCCGCTTCCAGACGCTCGACGCGCCGTTGCCCGTCGTCCTCGGTCGCGACATCCTCGGCGCCCCCGTCTACGCGGACTTGGCGAGCATGCCTCACGTCATCGTGGCCGGTGCCACCGGCGCCGGTAAGAGCGTCGGTCTCAACGTCATGCTCTCGTCGCTCCTGTATCGGCGCACGCCCGAGGAGCTGCGTCTGCTCATGATCGACCCCAAGGTCGTCGAGCTCGCGCCGTTCGATCGGATTCCGCACATGCTCCTGCCAGTGGTCACTGACATGAAGCAGGCGGCGACGGCCCTCAAGTGGGCGGTCGACGAAATGGAACGTCGCTATCAGTTGTTCGCCGACGCGGGCACCAAGAACATCGGCACCTTCAATGCATGGGTCGACCGAGTCCACCGCGGCGAGGCGCGCAATCCTGCACCCAAGGTCGTCATCGCCAAGGACCACAATGGCTTGCCCGAGGCCATCAACCCCGATTTCACCAGCGGCGAGCAGGGGGAGGCCCCCCTTCCCGAGAAGCTGCCGCTCATCGTCATCGTGGTCGACGAGTTTGCCGACTTGATGATGCAGCAGGGCAAAGAGGTCGAGGCTGCGGTCGCGCGCCTGGCACAAAAGGCGCGCGCCGCGGGCATGCACGTCATCCTGGCGACCCAGCGACCCAGCGTCGACGTCATCACGGGCATGATCAAGGCCAACTTCCCGACGCGTATCGCGTTTCGCGTCGCCCAGAAGGTCGACAGCCGCACCATCTTGGACGAGCAAGGCGCCGAGCACCTTCTCGGCCGCGGCGACATGCTCATCAAGCTCAATGGCACGAACGAGACCAAGCGCGTGCAGTGCCCGATGATCACCGAGGAAGAAGTTCAGGCCATCACGGACTTTCTCCGCCTGCAGGGCGAGCCGGTCTACGACGAGAACATCCTCAAGCCGCGCGACGACGAAGGCGGAGGCGAGGAGGTCGAGGACGCCGAGCAGGATGCGATGTACGACGATGCCGTGCGCATGGTGGCGGACACCCGGCGCTGCTCCACGTCATGGCTTCAGCGCAAACTCGGCCTTGGCTACAACCGCGCGGCCCGCATCGTGGAGATGATGGAGCGGCGCGGTCTGGTCGGTCCGGCCAACGGCGCAAAAGACCGCGAAGTCCTCATCGATCCCATTTGA
- a CDS encoding PQQ-binding-like beta-propeller repeat protein, whose protein sequence is MLLVSVVTVLVAVRLRRLGTARSTVRTTASQVTDASAQEGNSLRAPVLTGAPARVPEQTARMQHGDAHRTHRAHGHGPVEPKIAWKTPIGGPIQGQVVASADESTLYVASLGGTLTALGRDGHIAWKVDLHGRVYSTPCVGNDGTVYVGSDARTFYAVSPTGTVRWKLDTESDADTGPALAPNGTIVFASGRTVYAVGSAGTIAWRFRAKGKVFTAPAVADDGTIYVGAQDHRAYALAPNGTVRWSVDLGADVDGAPVLGDDGAVYFGTDADEIVRLGRDKGEIVWRARVGGYVRGGLSIGRDGDVLAGVYGPLPRQVRVAAATGKLLGAFEVAGTGARDFGVHGGALEDDDGTLYFGGQDDAAYAVDRSGNLRWRFVTGADVDAPLTLLRDGSLVVPSDDGMVYLLAAPAH, encoded by the coding sequence GTGCTCCTGGTCAGCGTGGTGACCGTGCTCGTGGCCGTGCGCCTGCGACGCCTCGGCACGGCGCGTTCGACCGTGCGAACCACCGCTTCCCAGGTGACCGATGCGTCGGCCCAAGAGGGCAACTCGTTGCGTGCTCCGGTGCTCACTGGAGCACCGGCGCGGGTGCCCGAGCAGACTGCGCGGATGCAACACGGCGATGCACACCGCACGCACCGCGCGCATGGTCATGGGCCCGTCGAGCCGAAGATTGCCTGGAAGACGCCGATCGGTGGGCCCATCCAAGGGCAAGTCGTCGCCTCCGCGGATGAATCGACCCTGTACGTCGCCTCGCTCGGCGGGACGCTGACCGCCCTCGGCCGCGACGGCCACATCGCGTGGAAGGTCGACCTGCACGGACGCGTGTACAGTACACCTTGTGTCGGCAACGACGGGACCGTGTACGTCGGAAGCGACGCACGGACCTTCTACGCCGTATCCCCGACCGGCACCGTGCGCTGGAAGCTCGACACCGAGTCCGACGCCGACACCGGGCCCGCGTTGGCCCCCAATGGCACGATCGTCTTTGCCTCGGGCCGCACCGTCTACGCGGTCGGCTCGGCGGGCACCATCGCGTGGCGCTTCCGAGCCAAGGGAAAAGTGTTCACGGCCCCCGCCGTCGCCGACGATGGGACCATCTACGTGGGGGCGCAGGACCATCGCGCCTACGCGTTGGCTCCGAACGGTACAGTCCGCTGGTCCGTGGATCTCGGGGCCGATGTCGATGGGGCACCCGTCCTCGGGGACGACGGTGCGGTCTACTTCGGGACCGACGCGGACGAGATCGTGCGGCTCGGCAGGGACAAAGGCGAAATCGTCTGGCGTGCCCGGGTGGGCGGGTACGTCCGTGGGGGGCTTTCGATCGGTCGAGACGGCGACGTGCTCGCGGGGGTCTACGGGCCTTTGCCGCGTCAGGTGCGCGTGGCCGCGGCGACCGGCAAGCTGCTCGGAGCCTTCGAGGTGGCGGGGACGGGCGCCCGCGATTTCGGCGTCCATGGCGGCGCGCTCGAAGATGACGATGGCACCCTCTACTTCGGTGGGCAGGACGATGCCGCGTATGCCGTGGACCGCTCTGGTAACCTACGCTGGCGTTTTGTAACGGGAGCGGATGTGGATGCACCGCTCACTTTGCTGCGGGATGGCTCACTCGTCGTCCCATCCGATGATGGTATGGTGTACCTACTTGCCGCCCCTGCGCATTAG
- a CDS encoding cyclic nucleotide-binding domain-containing protein, producing the protein MDGIPPAAKTDAEDVVWALQTADALWKRHERVDAIVWLRRAAQAAAESHNDDRALSLARSAAELSEFIARNPSPPGRASRPEGMDELAVEEVEPIQFDDEMVTNSRVASARSLAAISGEVPVPAELRAATVSHAGGPGANNAGASQERERLELPKRVAPPSSSQRRAAPPPLPPRRPPIPPLPPQPPMQPRLPEPTINVEEEELLPSANLKLLEDDDEDVESVPTQDAPPRPAAALPVPSLEPEPESEAEPAPSSALTFLPASEPEPEASRSSAFAMLPGPEPEPDPDLPTDAAVFDSVTQKIKADLRALDVSARRSVADDNVTPPAPAIPAASLPPAPSLPSGPELTVAETSPPPLDLSSLEAFADLPDDAREAFAAAAEVHELHADEETAGFALAVVIEGEVDVCAAIADAAGERLGPGAVLRMRGSVGPDVAARFVCASDHAKVATWNLDAVEEAFRTCPWVENDLCSAANRTHALVGSTMGPLGERLDAMLRKQITDRLEVRPLEPGDVLVSKGQPVPGVILVGTGYLEVVREDGTVIERVSSGQFLFSSSILGGGAAPATARASTEGTIVLFGDRMVAHELLLTCPPLLEVLAGM; encoded by the coding sequence ATGGACGGCATCCCGCCTGCCGCAAAAACCGACGCGGAGGACGTCGTTTGGGCCCTCCAGACAGCCGACGCTCTCTGGAAGCGGCATGAGAGGGTCGACGCCATCGTGTGGTTGCGAAGGGCCGCGCAAGCGGCCGCCGAGTCGCACAACGATGACCGGGCCCTGAGCCTCGCGCGATCGGCAGCCGAGCTTTCGGAGTTCATTGCTCGCAATCCGTCACCGCCCGGCCGGGCGAGCCGTCCTGAGGGAATGGACGAGCTCGCGGTCGAGGAAGTGGAGCCCATTCAGTTCGATGACGAGATGGTCACGAACTCCCGCGTGGCGAGCGCTCGGTCGCTGGCCGCGATCAGTGGCGAGGTGCCCGTGCCCGCCGAGCTGCGCGCGGCCACGGTGTCGCATGCGGGCGGTCCCGGTGCGAACAACGCCGGGGCTTCCCAAGAACGCGAGCGCCTGGAGTTACCAAAGCGCGTGGCTCCTCCATCGTCTTCGCAGCGCCGGGCCGCACCGCCGCCGCTGCCGCCGCGCCGGCCGCCGATCCCGCCGCTTCCACCTCAGCCCCCGATGCAACCGCGCTTGCCGGAGCCGACGATCAACGTCGAGGAAGAGGAGCTGCTGCCGAGCGCCAATCTGAAGCTGCTCGAGGACGACGACGAGGACGTCGAATCCGTGCCGACGCAAGATGCGCCGCCCCGCCCGGCCGCGGCCCTCCCGGTTCCTTCGCTGGAGCCGGAACCGGAGTCCGAGGCGGAGCCTGCGCCTTCCTCCGCGCTGACCTTCCTACCGGCGTCGGAGCCCGAGCCGGAGGCTTCCCGCTCCTCCGCGTTCGCAATGCTACCGGGGCCCGAGCCCGAGCCCGACCCGGATCTGCCGACCGACGCCGCGGTGTTCGACAGCGTGACGCAGAAGATCAAAGCCGACCTGCGTGCACTGGACGTGTCCGCGCGCCGTTCGGTGGCCGACGACAACGTGACGCCGCCAGCACCGGCCATCCCGGCCGCCTCGTTGCCGCCAGCGCCTTCGCTGCCCTCGGGCCCCGAGCTCACCGTGGCCGAGACGTCGCCGCCGCCGCTCGACCTGTCGTCGCTCGAGGCGTTCGCCGATTTGCCCGACGACGCCCGCGAGGCATTTGCCGCGGCCGCGGAGGTTCACGAGCTGCACGCGGACGAAGAGACCGCGGGCTTCGCCCTGGCCGTGGTCATCGAGGGCGAGGTCGATGTATGTGCAGCCATCGCCGACGCCGCAGGCGAACGCCTCGGCCCAGGCGCCGTGCTTCGCATGCGCGGCTCGGTGGGACCGGACGTGGCCGCGCGCTTCGTGTGCGCATCGGATCACGCGAAGGTGGCCACGTGGAACCTCGACGCCGTGGAGGAAGCTTTCCGCACGTGCCCCTGGGTGGAGAATGATCTGTGCTCCGCCGCGAACCGCACGCACGCCCTCGTGGGTTCGACGATGGGCCCCCTCGGAGAGCGGCTCGACGCGATGCTCCGCAAGCAGATCACGGATCGGCTCGAGGTGCGCCCGCTCGAACCGGGCGACGTGCTGGTCTCCAAGGGCCAGCCCGTGCCGGGCGTGATCCTGGTGGGTACGGGTTATTTGGAAGTGGTGCGTGAAGACGGCACCGTCATCGAACGTGTTTCGTCAGGGCAGTTCCTTTTCTCGAGCTCGATCCTGGGAGGCGGCGCCGCACCTGCAACGGCGCGCGCTTCGACGGAAGGCACCATCGTTCTGTTTGGCGATCGCATGGTGGCGCACGAGCTTTTGCTCACGTGTCCTCCCCTGCTCGAAGTTTTGGCGGGGATGTAA